From one Eucalyptus grandis isolate ANBG69807.140 chromosome 9, ASM1654582v1, whole genome shotgun sequence genomic stretch:
- the LOC104419724 gene encoding LOW QUALITY PROTEIN: eugenol synthase 2 (The sequence of the model RefSeq protein was modified relative to this genomic sequence to represent the inferred CDS: inserted 1 base in 1 codon) — protein sequence MAEKSRILVIGGTGYIGKYLVEASAKAGHPTYALVRESTASDVEKSKLIESFKSXGVSIVYGDMYDHKSLVTAIKQVDVVISAVARAQLADQVKIIAAIKEAGNIKRFLPSEFGADVDCHNAVEPAASLFGVKAKIRRAIEAEGIPFTFVVSNGFAGHFLTTLGQMGAKAPPRDKITIIGDGNPKVVFVKEEDIATYTIKAADDPRTLNKILYMRPPANVLSFNEIVSLWERKIGTTLEKTYLLEDELLQKIQESPLPINIFLAIRHSIFVKGDTSNYEIDASIGAEASELYPEVKYTTVDEHLNFFA from the exons ATGGCAGAGAAGAGCAGGATTTTGGTCATCGGAGGGACTGGATATATTGGCAAGTACCTGGTGGAGGCAAGTGCAAAAGCGGGTCACCCGACTTATGCACTGGTTAGAGAGAGCACGGCTTCTGATGTCGAGAAGTCGAAGCTCATCGAAAGCTTCAAGA TCGGGGTTTCGATAGTTTAT GGAGATATGTATGATCACAAGAGCTTAGTGACAGCAATCAAGCAAGTCGATGTGGTGATCTCGGCGGTGGCAAGAGCGCAGCTCGCAGATCAGGTTAAGATCATTGCAGCAATCAAAGAAGCCGGAAATATAAAG AGGTTCCTTCCTTCTGAATTTGGAGCCGACGTGGACTGTCACAATGCAGTTGAGCCAGCAGCGAGCCTTTTCGGGGTCAAAGCTAAGATCAGGAGAGCAATCGAGGCTGAAGGAATTCCTTTCACTTTTGTTGTATCCAATGGCTTTGCCGGACACTTTCTTACGACCTTGGGACAGATGGGTGCTAAAGCTCCTCCGAGGGACAAAATCACAATCATAGGTGATGGAAATCCGAAAG TTGTTTTTGTCAAGGAGGAAGATATTGCCACATACACTATCAAGGCAGCGGATGACCCAAGAACTCTGAACAAGATCCTCTACATGAGACCGCCAGCGAATGTTCTGAGCTTCAACGAGATTGTTTCCCTCTGGGAGAGGAAGATCGGGACGACCCTGGAGAAAACATATCTCTTGGAAGATGAACTCCTCCAAAAGATCCAAG AGTCTCCACTCCCCATCAACATCTTTTTGGCCATACGTCACTCAATCTTTGTGAAGGGAGATACCTCAAACTATGAGATAGATGCTTCGATTGGAGCAGAGGCTTCAGAACTTTATCCGGAAGTGAAATACACAACTGTGGATGAGCACCTCAATTTCTTTGCCTAG